In Lotus japonicus ecotype B-129 chromosome 5, LjGifu_v1.2, one genomic interval encodes:
- the LOC130721461 gene encoding protein ALP1-like yields MQFIYVLPGWEGSASDARVLRDAINRRNGLKVPTGNYYLVDGGYTNGEGFLAPYRGSRYHLSEWRHRRVPTNPRELYNKRHAQARNVIERTFGLLKMRWAILRSPSYYPVKTHNRIIIACCLLHNFIRREMSIDPLETELENMPINEEVDEHPGDNIETIEPSAAWTAWRDTLANEMYNDWVNH; encoded by the exons ATGCAATTTATATATGTGCTACCGGGTTGGGAGGGTTCAGCTTCAGATGCTAGGGTGTTGCGTGATGCAATTAATAGGAGAAATGGTCTTAAAGTTCCTACAG GAAACTACTACTTGGTAGATGGTGGGTATACAAATGGAGAAGGGTTTCTTGCCCCTTATAGAGGAAGTCGATATCATCTTAGTGAGTGGAGACATAGACGTGTTCCAACAAATCCCAGAGAACTGTATAACAAGCGACATGCTCAAGCTAGAAATGTGATAGAAAGAACATTTGGATTGTTGAAGATGCGTTGGGCCATTCTTAGAAGTCCTAGTTATTATCCGGTTAAAACTCATAACCGAATAATTATTGCCTGCTGCTTATTGCACAATTTTATTAGAAGAGAAATGTCCATAGATCCATTAGAAACAGAGTTGGAGAACATGCCTATCAATGAAGAGGTAGACGAACATCCAGGTGACAACATTGAAACTATTGAACCAAGTGCAGCTTGGACTGCATGGAGAGACACTCTAGCAAATGAAATGTATAATGATTGGGTTAATCACTGA
- the LOC130718803 gene encoding protein PSK SIMULATOR 1-like, with product MVAEAWIVKMGRQVSANLKHALLLEPSAKRKQGPKRQDNKVMIEILSFEVANVMSKIVHLHKSLSESEITKLRNEILNSEGVRNLVSSEEAYLLELARAEKLEELNRVASVVSRLGKKCSVPALQGFEHVYGDIVGGVIDVKELGFLVKHMEGMVRKLDRYVSTTRNLYREMEVLNQLEQAVKKLQHSQHEESRRAFEQKLAWQKQDVRHLKEISLWNQTFDKVVELLARTVCTIYARICMIFGDSAGRKHSLGLGGGSPPMQNECGLMSPGIDFQMTSDKLKRNRSKKNGYQLSSTRRVAAETRGAISRTHIDLRREELAYLQFEDLGFPCGTSPGRLFMECLSLSSSVSNFGDDDDGGGYVIDHEEQFCQIPGIGNSVKKRETMCLSGGLNHAQTVVPSTAGDPRQVRSGVQSCSAFGPKSGLAVYAPPSTLGGCALALHYANVIIVIEKLLSYSHLVGDEARDDLYQMLPTSLRLSLKAKLRTYVKNLAIYDAPLAHEWKVKLDSILRWLSPLAHSMIRWQSERNFEQHQIVSKTNVLLFQTLYFADRGKTEDAMCELLIGLNYICRYEQQQNALLGCASSFDFEDCMRRQLRCGASFLN from the coding sequence ATGGTTGCTGAAGCTTGGATTGTGAAGATGGGTAGGCAGGTGAGTGCTAATCTCAAGCATGCCCTTCTTCTTGAGCCTTCTGCAAAGAGAAAACAGGGTCCTAAAAGACAAGACAACAAGGTAATGATCGAAATTCTGTCTTTTGAAGTAGCAAATGTGATGTCAAAAATTGTTCACCTTCACAAGTCCTTGTCAGAGTCTGAGATTACAAAGCTCAGGAATGAGATCTTGAACTCAGAGGGTGTTAGAAACCTTGTTTCCTCTGAGGAGGCTTATCTTCTTGAGCTTGCTCGAGCAGAGAAGCTTGAGGAGTTGAACCGTGTTGCTAGTGTGGTTTCTAGGTTGGGGAAGAAGTGCTCTGTGCCTGCATTGCAGGGTTTTGAGCATGTTTATGGGGACATTGTTGGTGGGGTTATTGATGTGAAGGAATTGGGTTTCTTAGTTAAGCATATGGAAGGAATGGTGAGGAAACTGGATAGGTATGTTAGCACCACCAGGAATTTGTACAGGGAAATGGAGGTCTTGAATCAATTGGAGCAAGCGGTGAAGAAGCTTCAGCATAGCCAGCACGAGGAGAGTAGAAGGGCGTTCGAGCAGAAACTCGCGTGGCAAAAGCAAGATGTGAGGCATCTGAAGGAGATATCACTCTGGAATCAGACCTTTGATAAGGTTGTTGAGTTGTTGGCCAGGACAGTTTGTACCATTTATGCTAGGATCTGTATGATTTTTGGTGATTCTGCTGGGAGGAAGCATAGCCTTGGGCTTGGTGGAGGTTCACCACCAATGCAAAATGAATGTGGATTGATGTCTCCCGGGATTGATTTTCAGATGACTTCGGACAAGTTGAAACGCAATCGTAGCAAGAAAAATGGTTACCAATTGAGTTCAACTAGGAGAGTTGCTGCTGAGACAAGGGGAGCTATTAGTAGGACTCATATAGATTTGAGGAGAGAAGAGTTAGCATATCTGCAATTCGAAGATCTTGGTTTTCCATGTGGTACAAGTCCAGGGAGACTTTTCATGGAATGTCTAAGTTTAAGTAGCTCAGTTTCGAATTTTGGTGATgacgacgatggtggtggttaTGTTATTGATCACGAGGAACAATTTTGTCAAATTCCTGGAATTGGTAATAGTGTGAAGAAAAGGGAGACCATGTGCCTTTCTGGTGGTCTAAATCATGCTCAAACTGTCGTTCCTTCCACTGCTGGAGATCCAAGACAAGTCAGGTCCGGTGTTCAAAGTTGCTCAGCATTCGGTCCCAAGAGCGGATTAGCTGTTTATGCTCCTCCTTCCACTCTTGGAGGCTGTGCTCTTGCATTGCACTATGCCAATGTCATCATTGTCATAGAAAAATTGCTTAGCTATTCACATTTAGTTGGGGATGAAGCTAGGGATGATCTATATCAGATGCTTCCGACGAGCTTAAGGTTATCTCTGAAGGCTAAACTCAGGACCTATGTCAAGAACTTGGCCATATATGACGCCCCTCTCGCCCATGAGTGGAAGGTGAAGCTTGACTCGATACTTAGGTGGCTTTCTCCACTTGCGCATAGTATGATCAGATGGCAAAGTGAAAGGAATTTCGAGCAACACCAAATCGTTAGCAAGACTAATGTGCTGCTATTTCAGACATTATACTTTGCTGATAGGGGAAAGACAGAGGATGCTATGTGTGAGCTTCTTATCGGATTGAATTACATATGTCGCTACGAACAACAACAAAATGCTTTACTGGGTTGTGCAAGCAGTTTTGATTTTGAAGATTGCATGCGGCGGCAATTGCGGTGTGGTGCATCTTTTCTCAATTGA